In Thamnophis elegans isolate rThaEle1 chromosome 13, rThaEle1.pri, whole genome shotgun sequence, one DNA window encodes the following:
- the PBDC1 gene encoding protein PBDC1, translating to MPRFLPPREAGAALWPQEGRGFQAGGASAGRAAAPLPAPPPSPESCQGGMAMAGSAGALGAREAAEAAHALSLPAEAFGNDPRLEAAWAERAFQHAHVYFHLLSAADPAGLRLTRADDRIYAAFRRSFPDLRVDLLDVEALKSEPAKEKWRPFCLQFEGAVEDFNLGTLLRLDCRRGYSEENSVLAPRIQFLAIEIARNREGCNGAVYRRAGAPEAEPDLAEPR from the exons ATGCCTCGTTTCCTCCCGCCACGGGAGGCCGGTGCGGCGCTTTGGCCTCAGGAGGGCCGGGGGTTTCAGGCAGGCGGGGCCTCGGCGGGGCGGGCGGCCGCTCCCCTTCCggcgcctcctccttctcccgaGAGCTGCCAAGGCGGCATGGCGATGGCGGGGAGTGCGGGGGCGCTG GGCGCCCGGGAAGCGGCCGAAGCGGCCCACGCGCTCTCGCTGCCGGCCGAGGCCTTCGGGAACGAC CCGCGGCTGGAGGCGGCCTGGGCCGAGCGAGCCTTCCAACACGCCCACGTCTACTTCCAC CTGCTCTCGGCCGCTGACCCCGCGGGCCTCAGGCTCACCCGGGCCGACGACCGGATCTACGCGGCCTTCCGGCGGAGCTTCCCCGACCTGCGCGTCGACCTGCTGGACGTGGAGGCGCTCAAGTCGGAGCCGGCCAAAGAG AAGTGGCGCCCCTTCTGCCTGCAGTTCGAGGGGGCGGTGGAGGACTTTAACCTGGGGACCCTCCTGCGTCTCGACTGCCGCCGCGGCTACTCGGAGGAGAACTCCGTGCTGG CGCCGCGCATCCAGTTCCTGGCCATCGAGATCGCGCGCAACCGCGAGGGCTGCAACGGCGCCGTCTACCGCCGAGCGGGCGCTCCAGAAGCCGAGCCTGACCTGGCCGAACCCCGCTGA